A single region of the Caretta caretta isolate rCarCar2 chromosome 25, rCarCar1.hap1, whole genome shotgun sequence genome encodes:
- the IL12RB1 gene encoding interleukin-12 receptor subunit beta-1 isoform X2, with the protein MAWLLLLAALTLSGSAEDPDLVCYRNCTQCNFICTWRAKPTSGNVTYTLKFCYHSTYPCKEFKTESSTHCSFPYRTLRVLQNLTAWVESHSGGRVERTQNITLQLENAIKLDPPLPHRITFSKSSGTLTLTLQQLDSWTVRYEPLRREARYRQRNDTEWTQVECQTRGEYKRNNITVICSLETTAACEVQIRHRTAHWSSYWSGWSKSIFVPEEIPEVTYTVGRLGRNGQRNVTFHWQEAHEEQWKVNYTLAVYMPACRCTVLKKEVPEKDETTLILALSGAEYHVSMSASNPAGRGPVRTYHIPPEHRTEMNFLNVTSDGSNVTVQWAAKTNGTFYCFEKQPLEEPQEDQEECIHKQFFEKDSNVNTGSVKPRKCYRIAIHGGGPEKHWTFGSMYHFATNTSFDGPIHIQNITANSAFLLWKPSPLSQCPGILKKYIICYTSEQDNRTACPNPAEWKLNLRYLSIFLGVPILAAFCHFSKKRAKKVLFPPLPNPMDSEAIKFPAEEMSQVKPRPGFVEPSEKVSGTEPLVTEFTSDKGEPDLNTETHSLHLYTQTEETAEMLQAKEGQAGSDNDLPFEYRRQVLLTPAEEEQEEDDFREFAAVCGQNNLAEAGTGPSQPHPDESAAMEPTGLSRPLMQLSLLLSDKPVIIKNGGSFDRLHDK; encoded by the exons ATggcttggctgctgctgctggctgcgctCACACTGAGCG GCTCTGCCGAGGATCCTGATTTGGTTTGCTACAGGAACTGCACCCAATGCAATTTCATCTGCACTTGGAGAGCTAAGCCCACATCAGGAAATGTCACCTATACTCTTAAGTTTTG TTATCACAGCACCTATCCCTGCAAGGAATTCAAGACGGAGTCCTCCACTCACTGCAGCTTTCCTTATCGGACACTGCGGGTCCTACAGAACCTCACCGCCTGGGTGGAATCCCACAGTGGAGGCAGAGTTGAGAGGACCCAGAACATCACTTTGCAACTGGAGAACGCCA TCAAATTGGATCCGCCACTGCCTCATCGAATCACATTCTCTAAATCCAGCGGTACCCTGACACTTACACTGCAGCAGCTAGATTCCTGGACGGTCAGATACGAGCCGTTACGAAGGGAAGCTCGGTACAGACAGAGGAATGACACCGAATGGACACAG GTGGAGTGTCAGACACGAGGTGAATACAAGCGTAACAACATAACAG TGATATGCAGCTTGGAAACAACAGCAGCCTGTGAAGTCCAGATTCGGCACAGAACGGCCCATTGGAGCAGCTACTGGAGCGGCTGGAGCAAATCCATCTTTGTTCCTGAGG AAATTCCAGAGGTGACTTACACGGTGGGGAGACTCGGGAGGAACGGGCAGAGAAACGTGACGTTCCATTGGCAG GAAGCCCATGAGGAGCAGTGGAAAGTCAATTACACGCTAGCTGTCTACATGCCAGCGTGCAGGTGCACAGTGCTGAAGAAGGAGGTCCCTGAAAAGGACGAGACAACGCTGATCTTGGCTCTCTCTGGGGCAGAGTATCACGTTTCTATGAGCGCATCTAACCCAGCAGGGAGAGGTCCTGTGCGGACGTATCACATTCCTCCAGAACATCGCACAG AAATGAATTTTCTGAACGTCACCTCGGATGGCAGCAATGTGACAGTGCAGTGGGCAGCAAAGACCAATGGGACCTTCTACTGCTTTGAGAAGCAACCCCTGGAAGAGCCCCAGGAGGACCAAGAGGAATGCATCCACAAACAATTCTTTGAAAAGGACAGCAATGTGAATACAG GGTCAGTGAAACCCAGGAAGTGTTACAGAATTGCCATTCACGGAGGGGGGCCAGAGAAGCACTGGACGTTTGGTTCCATGTACCACTTTGCTACTAACA CTTCTTTTGATGGGCCCATTCACATCCAGAACATCACAGCAAACTCTGCTTTCCTGCTGTGGAAGCCGTCACCGCTCTCCCAATGCCCCGGCATTCTGAAGAAATACATTATCTGCTACACAAGTGAGCAGGACAACAGAACGGCAT GTCCCAACCCTGCAGAGTGGAAGCTCAACCTCAGGTACCTCAGTATATTCCTAGGCGTCCCTATCCTGGCTGCGTTTTGCCACTTCAGCAAAAAGAG GGCCAAGAAAGTGCTGTTCCCGCCTCTGCCCAACCCCATGGACAGCGAAGCAATCAAGTTCCCAGCTGAGGAGATGAGCCAG GTGAAGCCGCGGCCAGGCTTTGTGGAGCCGTCAGAGAAAGTCAGCGGCACAGAACCGCTAGTGACCGAATTCACGTCAGACAAAGGGGAGCCTGACCTGAACACAGAGACTCACTCGCTGCATCTCTACACCCAGACTGAAGAAACGGCAGAGATGTTACAGGCCAaggaggggcaggcaggctctGACAATGACCTGCCATTTGAGTATAGAAGGCAGGTGCTTCTGACCCCAGCGGAAGAGGAACAGGAAGAAGATGATTTCAGAGAATTTGCTGCTGTTTGTGGTCAGAATAACCTTGCTGAAGCAGGCACAGGCCCTTCTCAGCCCCACCCAGACGAGAGTGCTGCCATGGAGCCGACAGGGCTCTCTCGGCCTCTGATGCAGCTCTCCTTGCTGCTCTCAGACAAGCCTGTCATAATAAAGAATGGGGGCAGCTTTGACCGTTTACATGATAAGTGA
- the IL12RB1 gene encoding interleukin-12 receptor subunit beta-1 isoform X1 produces the protein MAWLLLLAALTLSGSAEDPDLVCYRNCTQCNFICTWRAKPTSGNVTYTLKFCYHSTYPCKEFKTESSTHCSFPYRTLRVLQNLTAWVESHSGGRVERTQNITLQLENAIKLDPPLPHRITFSKSSGTLTLTLQQLDSWTVRYEPLRREARYRQRNDTEWTQVECQTRGEYKRNNITVICSLETTAACEVQIRHRTAHWSSYWSGWSKSIFVPEEIPEVTYTVGRLGRNGQRNVTFHWQEAHEEQWKVNYTLAVYMPACRCTVLKKEVPEKDETTLILALSGAEYHVSMSASNPAGRGPVRTYHIPPEHRTEMNFLNVTSDGSNVTVQWAAKTNGTFYCFEKQPLEEPQEDQEECIHKQFFEKDSNVNTGSVKPRKCYRIAIHGGGPEKHWTFGSMYHFATNTSFDGPIHIQNITANSAFLLWKPSPLSQCPGILKKYIICYTSEQDNRTAYQEANSSATHYTLQDLQPGTSYRVGIQAATADRDGSCSPQLLFKTTKLGPNPAEWKLNLRYLSIFLGVPILAAFCHFSKKRAKKVLFPPLPNPMDSEAIKFPAEEMSQVKPRPGFVEPSEKVSGTEPLVTEFTSDKGEPDLNTETHSLHLYTQTEETAEMLQAKEGQAGSDNDLPFEYRRQVLLTPAEEEQEEDDFREFAAVCGQNNLAEAGTGPSQPHPDESAAMEPTGLSRPLMQLSLLLSDKPVIIKNGGSFDRLHDK, from the exons ATggcttggctgctgctgctggctgcgctCACACTGAGCG GCTCTGCCGAGGATCCTGATTTGGTTTGCTACAGGAACTGCACCCAATGCAATTTCATCTGCACTTGGAGAGCTAAGCCCACATCAGGAAATGTCACCTATACTCTTAAGTTTTG TTATCACAGCACCTATCCCTGCAAGGAATTCAAGACGGAGTCCTCCACTCACTGCAGCTTTCCTTATCGGACACTGCGGGTCCTACAGAACCTCACCGCCTGGGTGGAATCCCACAGTGGAGGCAGAGTTGAGAGGACCCAGAACATCACTTTGCAACTGGAGAACGCCA TCAAATTGGATCCGCCACTGCCTCATCGAATCACATTCTCTAAATCCAGCGGTACCCTGACACTTACACTGCAGCAGCTAGATTCCTGGACGGTCAGATACGAGCCGTTACGAAGGGAAGCTCGGTACAGACAGAGGAATGACACCGAATGGACACAG GTGGAGTGTCAGACACGAGGTGAATACAAGCGTAACAACATAACAG TGATATGCAGCTTGGAAACAACAGCAGCCTGTGAAGTCCAGATTCGGCACAGAACGGCCCATTGGAGCAGCTACTGGAGCGGCTGGAGCAAATCCATCTTTGTTCCTGAGG AAATTCCAGAGGTGACTTACACGGTGGGGAGACTCGGGAGGAACGGGCAGAGAAACGTGACGTTCCATTGGCAG GAAGCCCATGAGGAGCAGTGGAAAGTCAATTACACGCTAGCTGTCTACATGCCAGCGTGCAGGTGCACAGTGCTGAAGAAGGAGGTCCCTGAAAAGGACGAGACAACGCTGATCTTGGCTCTCTCTGGGGCAGAGTATCACGTTTCTATGAGCGCATCTAACCCAGCAGGGAGAGGTCCTGTGCGGACGTATCACATTCCTCCAGAACATCGCACAG AAATGAATTTTCTGAACGTCACCTCGGATGGCAGCAATGTGACAGTGCAGTGGGCAGCAAAGACCAATGGGACCTTCTACTGCTTTGAGAAGCAACCCCTGGAAGAGCCCCAGGAGGACCAAGAGGAATGCATCCACAAACAATTCTTTGAAAAGGACAGCAATGTGAATACAG GGTCAGTGAAACCCAGGAAGTGTTACAGAATTGCCATTCACGGAGGGGGGCCAGAGAAGCACTGGACGTTTGGTTCCATGTACCACTTTGCTACTAACA CTTCTTTTGATGGGCCCATTCACATCCAGAACATCACAGCAAACTCTGCTTTCCTGCTGTGGAAGCCGTCACCGCTCTCCCAATGCCCCGGCATTCTGAAGAAATACATTATCTGCTACACAAGTGAGCAGGACAACAGAACGGCAT ATCAGGAAGCGAATTCCTCAGCGACCCACTACACCCTACAGGACCTGCAGCCTGGCACCTCCTACAGAGTTGGGATTCAGGCAGCCACAGCAGACAGAGATGGgtcctgcagcccccagctcctGTTTAAGACCACAAAGCTCG GTCCCAACCCTGCAGAGTGGAAGCTCAACCTCAGGTACCTCAGTATATTCCTAGGCGTCCCTATCCTGGCTGCGTTTTGCCACTTCAGCAAAAAGAG GGCCAAGAAAGTGCTGTTCCCGCCTCTGCCCAACCCCATGGACAGCGAAGCAATCAAGTTCCCAGCTGAGGAGATGAGCCAG GTGAAGCCGCGGCCAGGCTTTGTGGAGCCGTCAGAGAAAGTCAGCGGCACAGAACCGCTAGTGACCGAATTCACGTCAGACAAAGGGGAGCCTGACCTGAACACAGAGACTCACTCGCTGCATCTCTACACCCAGACTGAAGAAACGGCAGAGATGTTACAGGCCAaggaggggcaggcaggctctGACAATGACCTGCCATTTGAGTATAGAAGGCAGGTGCTTCTGACCCCAGCGGAAGAGGAACAGGAAGAAGATGATTTCAGAGAATTTGCTGCTGTTTGTGGTCAGAATAACCTTGCTGAAGCAGGCACAGGCCCTTCTCAGCCCCACCCAGACGAGAGTGCTGCCATGGAGCCGACAGGGCTCTCTCGGCCTCTGATGCAGCTCTCCTTGCTGCTCTCAGACAAGCCTGTCATAATAAAGAATGGGGGCAGCTTTGACCGTTTACATGATAAGTGA